The proteins below are encoded in one region of Methanobacterium aggregans:
- the hemC gene encoding hydroxymethylbilane synthase: protein MNVGTRGSSLAVVQTKSIISSLSKITDEEVKVNLIKTTGDKIKDSQLYNIDAKGIFTKELDKAVLEGEVDFAVHSFKDLPTELADGLEIIAVPRRESPREVLISKYSWDELPEGAEIGTSSLRREAFCSYHEKNFNIKPIRGNIDTRVKKVIHGDYHATIMAEAGLKRLGLQEHIKEIFPIEYFTPAAGQGALAVVARGDTDKRDVLRKLNHSQSENEVIAEKTVLEELGVGCQWPLGVSARTNGDLLDLQSILLTKEGEVLSKVNLQGSAANARELGVEVAKRMMEDYV, encoded by the coding sequence TTGAACGTTGGTACTCGGGGAAGCAGTCTTGCAGTTGTCCAGACAAAAAGTATAATCAGTTCATTATCTAAAATAACAGATGAAGAAGTAAAGGTAAATTTAATCAAAACAACCGGAGATAAAATAAAGGATTCTCAACTTTACAACATCGATGCAAAGGGAATATTCACAAAGGAGCTTGACAAAGCAGTTCTGGAGGGAGAAGTTGATTTTGCAGTTCACAGCTTTAAAGACCTTCCAACGGAACTTGCAGATGGTCTTGAAATAATTGCAGTTCCAAGGAGAGAATCTCCACGAGAAGTTCTCATATCAAAGTATTCCTGGGATGAGCTGCCTGAAGGTGCAGAGATTGGAACCAGCAGTCTTAGGAGAGAAGCCTTCTGCAGTTATCATGAAAAAAATTTTAACATAAAACCCATAAGGGGAAATATAGATACCAGGGTTAAGAAGGTAATTCATGGAGATTACCATGCAACTATAATGGCTGAAGCAGGTTTAAAGAGACTTGGTCTTCAAGAGCATATCAAGGAAATTTTTCCCATAGAATATTTCACCCCTGCAGCAGGTCAGGGAGCTCTTGCAGTTGTTGCAAGAGGTGATACTGATAAAAGGGATGTTTTACGGAAGTTAAATCATTCACAATCTGAAAATGAGGTTATTGCTGAGAAAACAGTTCTTGAAGAACTTGGGGTTGGATGTCAATGGCCCCTTGGAGTTTCTGCAAGAACGAATGGAGATTTACTGGATCTTCAAAGTATTCTACTTACAAAGGAAGGAGAAGTCCTTTCAAAGGTTAATTTACAAGGTTCTGCAGCTAACGCCCGTGAGTTGGGTGTTGAAGTTGCAAAGCGTATGATGGAGGATTATGTTTGA
- the cfbE gene encoding coenzyme F430 synthase: protein MKVLIVDMTHGGTVIASQFTEIPGFHVYAWDIYQTLKEDVKTSLRNKNVEFVGIEFLKDLDEDSWVIAPVHCNLGLYIEDSDTAESSNGTGKVSRFMTHHEAVDFLMRKRIDVPVIEVTGVKGKTSTVSMLKEIFKDLNPLVLSSLGVEVLENGESHLLKGNISITPASVVEAWELLEEFLERSENPFEVGICIFETSLGGTGLADVGVLTNVVENYSVAGGTNCAADAKSQIFRSRMVACDFESFNSFYLNSTAENPAYNEMMVKNGISPGLQNGILMADIQDKTNTFSLNQDANVKASNIEFGFYETVFQVEVSDLKTVNENILNTSFEVSAFAPAPYHLQNILSVVCTALTLETPVKNIKKGLKSFKGINGRTSIREYNGVRVIEEINPGLNVEAVKKAVNMLSTISDEDNGSAVVFGGKYGVTCEEIDEKAVSFVLNRLDPRTDLIFVDDLGKNVKNLINRDFTFKKTLDDALKHALFTGSGNVLVVYRSNYSDVERR, encoded by the coding sequence ATGAAAGTATTGATTGTGGACATGACCCATGGAGGCACAGTGATTGCATCACAGTTTACAGAAATTCCAGGGTTTCATGTGTACGCATGGGACATTTACCAAACCCTGAAAGAAGATGTTAAAACCTCCTTAAGAAATAAAAATGTGGAATTCGTGGGAATTGAATTTTTAAAGGATCTCGATGAAGATTCATGGGTAATTGCACCGGTACATTGTAATTTAGGATTATACATTGAAGACTCAGATACTGCTGAAAGCAGTAATGGAACTGGGAAGGTTTCAAGGTTCATGACCCACCATGAGGCAGTTGACTTTCTCATGAGGAAAAGAATAGATGTTCCGGTTATTGAAGTCACAGGTGTTAAGGGGAAAACCAGCACAGTATCAATGCTTAAAGAAATATTTAAGGATTTAAATCCACTGGTTCTAAGCAGTTTAGGTGTTGAAGTTCTTGAAAATGGTGAAAGCCATTTATTAAAGGGTAACATAAGCATCACCCCTGCAAGTGTAGTGGAAGCATGGGAACTTCTTGAAGAATTTCTTGAAAGATCTGAAAATCCCTTTGAAGTGGGTATCTGCATATTCGAAACTTCACTGGGGGGAACTGGTTTAGCTGATGTTGGAGTGTTAACCAACGTGGTGGAAAACTACTCCGTTGCTGGCGGAACAAATTGTGCTGCAGATGCAAAGTCCCAAATATTCAGAAGTCGTATGGTTGCATGTGATTTCGAATCCTTCAACTCATTTTACTTAAACTCAACAGCAGAAAACCCAGCTTACAATGAGATGATGGTTAAAAATGGAATATCACCTGGACTCCAAAATGGAATATTAATGGCAGATATTCAAGATAAAACCAATACATTCAGTTTAAATCAGGATGCAAACGTCAAAGCATCCAACATTGAATTTGGATTTTATGAAACAGTATTTCAAGTGGAAGTCTCTGATTTAAAAACTGTCAATGAAAACATTCTTAACACATCCTTTGAAGTTTCAGCCTTTGCACCTGCACCCTACCACCTTCAAAATATATTATCAGTTGTATGTACAGCTTTAACACTTGAAACTCCAGTAAAAAATATTAAAAAAGGTTTAAAATCTTTTAAAGGCATAAATGGCAGGACATCCATTAGGGAGTACAATGGTGTTAGGGTTATAGAGGAGATCAATCCGGGATTGAATGTTGAAGCTGTTAAAAAGGCAGTTAATATGTTAAGCACTATTTCAGATGAGGATAATGGTTCGGCAGTGGTTTTCGGAGGTAAGTATGGAGTTACCTGTGAAGAAATAGATGAAAAAGCAGTATCTTTTGTTTTGAACAGATTGGATCCCCGTACAGATCTTATATTCGTCGATGATCTTGGAAAGAATGTTAAAAATCTTATAAACCGGGATTTTACCTTTAAAAAGACTTTGGATGATGCATTGAAACATGCTCTTTTCACAGGTTCTGGGAATGTTCTTGTTGTTTACAGATCCAATTATTCAGATGTGGAGAGAAGGTAG
- a CDS encoding NAD(+) kinase, with translation MRVGVVARSDIGEAVELGKKIVDFLIENDVETFIDTPLTDELKEYKELSCELEDMNVDMVIAVGGDGTILRTQSFINKKKIPLFGINMGTVGFLTEIDPENALTAIGEVLKGNYFVEERTQLQVWHNKELHSALNEVVLMTRKPAKMLHIEIKVDDEVVEELRADGLIVATPSGSTAYSMSAGGPIVDPRVGAFIIVPICPFKLGARPTVVSNDSVIKVKLLREGKKAIAVIDGQFEEEINYMDEIIFKKAENNAYFVRLTTDFYRKVREKLTKGGISS, from the coding sequence GAAAATGATGTTGAAACATTCATTGACACACCCCTGACAGATGAACTCAAAGAGTATAAAGAATTAAGCTGTGAACTTGAAGACATGAATGTGGATATGGTAATAGCGGTTGGTGGGGATGGAACCATACTCAGAACCCAGAGCTTTATCAACAAGAAAAAAATACCTCTTTTTGGGATAAACATGGGTACAGTTGGGTTTCTCACAGAAATCGATCCTGAAAATGCATTAACTGCAATAGGAGAAGTTTTAAAGGGTAACTATTTTGTTGAGGAACGTACACAGCTGCAGGTATGGCACAACAAGGAACTCCATTCAGCACTCAACGAAGTTGTTTTAATGACCAGAAAACCTGCTAAAATGCTGCACATAGAGATAAAGGTTGATGATGAAGTTGTTGAAGAACTCCGGGCAGATGGCCTTATAGTGGCAACTCCAAGCGGGTCAACTGCATATTCAATGTCTGCAGGAGGTCCCATAGTTGATCCAAGGGTTGGTGCCTTTATAATAGTGCCAATATGTCCCTTCAAACTGGGTGCAAGACCAACGGTTGTATCCAACGACAGTGTTATAAAAGTAAAACTGTTACGTGAAGGTAAAAAGGCAATAGCCGTCATAGATGGTCAGTTCGAAGAAGAAATAAACTACATGGATGAGATAATCTTCAAAAAAGCTGAAAACAATGCTTACTTCGTAAGACTCACAACTGATTTCTACAGAAAAGTACGTGAAAAGCTCACGAAGGGCGGAATAAGTTCATGA